The Acanthopagrus latus isolate v.2019 chromosome 20, fAcaLat1.1, whole genome shotgun sequence genomic sequence GCCATCACTCACACATGTTTGCTAGGGATGGATTTTAAACTGGGcccctcttcacacacacacacacacacacacacacacagacacacactcaccttaGCCTTCTCACTGGGCTCACTGTTTGTCCCGTATGATTGATTGTGCAGCTCCTTGGAGACTACGCACAGGAACTCGGCTTGGTCTTCGTTTCCGTAGTTGTAAGAGGAGCCTATGCTGACCAGCTAGGGAGAGACACGAGagcagagcacagaggaggaattAGCCTTAGACTGGTGAGGGAGCAGAAGCAAAAACTGGGTTACTCATGGTGGGAAAACAGAGGACTGGAGATGTTAACAGTAAtgtgaagaaggagaggaaaaaaaaaaaaaagaaaagaaaagaggttGACAACCAATTAAAGAGCACAGAGAGTCTACAGGTTCCTGGAACTTTAAGGTGTTTTAATAAattagaaatgtttttcataattacGCATTAAACAGTTCATACAGTCAAATAAGTATGATGCTAAATACTGTTTATAGGATTTACTATCtagcatttattttttgcctttatttagATGGCAAAGGAGAACATCATATATTATGGGGATATTTTGGGGGTGACAGGTGTGGACAATGGTCCTTTATATTGAAACCTGGGATGTCATGGTTGCACAAGTACCCCACTTAAAAAGGAAACTACACATCAAGAAAAGATAAAAGTTAGAAGCTTAAAAAACTATTTTATGACTTTAGgtttacattaaaatgcattttgtgtatacaatgacacatttcaaacagtaTTTTCAGGACCTGCAGGCACGTCAGccttaagacaaaaaaaaaaataaaaaaaacacaactaaaatgTCAGCGAGGACAAAAGGGCACACAAAACTGAGTTATCAAAGACTTGACTCAGAAATCAAAAAAATGGTGGtccacagaaaataaacatgttattgaaAGAAATGACACATAGATgtcaaaggaagaaaaggatAATCAGCAGATCGTCAACACAAATGCAGGGACTCAGGACCACAAGAAGCAAACATGCTGGTTGAAAATCGATGGGGAATGGTGGAATTGACTTGATCGGACCAGGCTTGATTCAAGTGAACAGATGGAATCAAGGGTGTTGAAATGTATAGTATCTCCCACAGCGTTAATAAAAAGGAGCAAACTACAAAGAAGCTCACTCAATAATCAACACCAGTTCCattttttagctctgttttgaaTGTTAGTAGTGCTAGGACACAGACAATGTGTGCAGGATTTTCTCAAGTGCTCCAACTGCCATATTAGTTAAGATCAATACCATCAGTGCTAGATATTATGTACTGCATTGTATAATCTCATTTCCATGACTCACGATGACTTGCTTAAGATGCACATCTTACCAGTCTATCACAGAggtatggaagcccatttccaccaatgtgatgagaaaaataaatccttTGAGTCATCATGACTTAGTATCTCAACATAATGAAAAGGTCTCTCCTTTAGATACAGTCAAGAGACTGACATAATATCAAactaagtcattattttgacaaaGTAATGATTCAgggcttttttatttattcacttatttatttttaaaatcacacttgtggaaatgggcttccataaaAGGAGCTTACTCGATTTTAAAGGGAACTGAGTGCAAAACAATCAAAATTCAACAAATTTAAAACGTCAGTACTGTTGGTAACAGCAAATGACAATGAATGTGTCAGTCAGGGAAATAATTCATGTGAGAAAATCCCTCAtataatgtcacattttactatgagttatttttaatgtaCCTGTTCCCAGTCATGTCAgttaaataaaagacacaaaagtagACAAGAGGACAAGTAAAAGGGACGACATCTGTATAAACAAACTGCATGCACATCTTGGaaaaacatgagagaaaaaaaaaaagaaaacacatagcAATTCCTGTTCCTGAATGACTGCTTTTACTGCTGAATGTTAAGTGTGTGTACACTGCAGGCTACATGTATGCCGCCTGTGCCCCAGTTTGCATGTTCAGACATGCACCACCTCATTAGCCACCGCTGCCGGAGACTTGTTGTTGTTAAGCGTTCTCTCTTACATTAGGCACCaatgcagcaaaaaacaaaaaaaaagaaaaaaaaagggaccaaCTAATCTCAACTAGCTAACATGTATATGACTTGTTACACTGCTAAAGACTCAACACACACCAAATCCTAAGACTTTAAGcttaaaacacactttgacaGATTGTCTATGTTCATGGGAGTCTTAGAGACGGCAGTAGGTCATTAAAACTCATCTCCCCAAAAACTCTCCTGGGCTGCCGACTGAGATCTCGGCTTTGCGTAACGAGTGTTTCTAGGGGTTTCCCACCTGACCTGTGTAAGGAGATTAGAGAGATTTCTGCTCTAATGGGAGGTCCAGTGATCCCTCGTCTCAGAGagattcattcacacacagtacacacttCGTCATCCAAACATGTGGTTTCTCATTAGGATAATTTTCCAGCTGAACACGAACTCCTATGTAAACTTGGATTATTTTGTCTCAATGTTTAAATCTATTGCGTTTAcccatttgaaaaacaaaacaacatatttttgagTTTCACCGCTAAATAACCATTTCTATTTTACAGCATAGCCCCCAAAACAGCTAAGTGGCTACatcaaagcaaaacacagaagGCTGTTGACAAGCTTACAAACTGTGAATGCAGTATGAATAAAAGACCagtatattaaaataaaatcacagacAAGAAAAGAGGTGTCATGTTCTCTTAGCCTCACTGGTGAGCAAGCAGTACAAATGAACACTGTaaagaaaattgaaatgaaaagaacaaaaaaaaaaaaaaaaaaaaaaaaagaggagaccAACAGCTATGTGTCTACTTGGGACAAACAATGGCCAACGGGTGTGTATGGACAACATGGGGACCATGCAGTGACCAGCCCGTGGACAGAAATTTGTGGGACACACCTCTCCGCTGTTGTTTGGCAAAGCAGACTCCTCTCCCTTCACCTCCCTTGACACAATCAGCAGAAACTCTGACTGGTGGGCCCGCCCGTAACCTATACTGACAAGCTgcaacaaccaatcagagcacagaaGGGATGCCCGGATCATGTATCCGGACATTGAGAAAGATGTGATTTGCTGTTTTACCGCTTTTTTCCAATATTGAGGATTGGACTTTTCTGGGTCAATGTGAGCATAGCGGGGTGGGTGAAGCACATGAAAGGAGGATTGCAGCTGGgaacctgcaggaggagattTACCTGTTCGAACTTCCAGCCGTCAGACATGGTGGACACCATCTgtgtcagctcctcctcctggcacTGCAGCACTCGGTACACATGTTTGACCGGAACCTGAGAGGAATGATGGACATATGAGGGAAATGGGATGGAAACGAAGAGATAACGGTTCATAACATTAATAAACAGGAACGTCACACTCATGAAGAAATCTTTCTAAACAGAACTTCAAATACCTGTGATGTTTTACAGTCGCGTTCCCTGATCTTGTCCTTGATGAGCTTTATTAATGATGTGATGTTGTAGAATTCGGCTTCTTCTAGCACACCTTCAAacagcgagaaaaaaaacaatgaagctTTTAAGGCAGTTTATCTTGCTACTAACTGATAACTAAGGCATCTACTTCAGGCTTTACAAAAATGCTTAGGTGAGTTAGAATTAAATGAAGTGAAATACTGACAGACAAAATATTCACGAAAAGGGAGGCCAAAAAATATAATCTTTTTAACACAACCACAATCTAAATTGGGataatttcttttcatttcaaaatgccCTGTGGACTGCAGCCAGATTTAACTGTAACTTGATGCCCCACATGATTTAATACACTGAACTCATCTAGAGAAGTGCCACCACAATAGGGtatgcatgtaaaaaaaaaaataaataaataaaaatattggaCCAACTACACTGATTGGTCTGATGTAAGTCATTGCCCACCCTTAATACACTAGTGGCTTAACAATGGCTTTATTGTGCTCCAGACAACTGTATTTTCATCTGGGAAAGATTAAAATTCATTAGCTCTTCACAAAAAGGCATTACCTTCCTCTGCCAGGTCCCTGTTGAGCACCAGTTTGCCATGCCTCAAGTAGTTCAGCACTGGCCCAAAGTATGTGGGGTCTCTGTCTATGAGATAGGCACCAGTTTCATCCTGAAAAGtcaaagagaaggaggatgacattagttaaaaaaaaacaaacaaaaaaaacccacaccgtgttcagaataaaaaatgtagaaaatgtttttatttttgttgaaacCCACGCTTAGATAACAGTGATTTTACTTAATAGGCTATGAATACAGTACAGAGAATGCAACGAAGGCATAGAAATTAAATTGATTTCAAATCTTCCCAGACTAAAAATTTAAATGGCATTTCCCcgaaaatgttcctttaaagataGACAATCAATAAGCGAGCATATACCTCAACTGAAACataatctgtgtttaaaaaaaaaaaaacaacattgtgcaTCAGTGGATAAAACTCAAGGGATGAAAATTACGAGGTCAGCTCCTGTGCTCATAATCTCTACAGGGGTTGAGAGGACATGCGCGCGCAGAACCACACACGTACGACAGCTTTGGGATATCACTTCGCCATTCCCAAAGGCCTTGGGTTTGATCTCGATTCCTTCACAACCGCTGGGTATTCCCCTATTTCTGTAAGTACTGTGATTAGACAGTCTTTGGCTCACGGGGGAAATGTAGGCTAAAACAATtagagaacagaagaaaaaaagatttggaaCAGAATGCTGAATCCACCAAGGGGACCAGGAGAAAGCACCTTGGCTTACAACCGACAATTAGCCCAGTCTGGTCCATTACATAGCTGGCCTAAAACATAATATGAAAGTCAGTTTGAACAGCTGTTTAACTAGTGCATCGACTTACTGTTTACTACTAGAGGCTATTCAACACCAAGTGAAACTGGGCGAGGCAAACATGTATGACATTTACTCAAACACCAACGCAGAGAAAAGGCCTTAAGCAAATTCTGTGCTAATCCTCAAATGCCGCAGGATGTTTGACTTTGCATCAGTTGAGTATATGGCTGCAGGGCCAATCCTTGGAAAACTGGCAGCACTGCCGGTTggtgcaacaacacaacaatattGCCATACACTCCAGTCCATGAGCAGACTGAAAAATACAGCTAAGTGTACACCTATGAGGACATGCGTATTGGTAGTTACCTCGCCTTCTCAAGTCCAGACACGAATTCAACTCAAAACCCATTAATCTTTCCAATAATGAGAAATGGTCCctgtgcattttcttttgtaatgaATATCTGAACCCTTTTAGCTGGCTGACCTCATTTCCAAAGCAAAAATATCCCACCGGAGCCTGATGAAGCTCTATTCTGGTCTTACATTTCCATAGTCACTGAAGTTTAAGCACAAGCACAGGTGGGCCTGTGTGGAGGAAACAGACATGGCCAAAGTGGCACAACTCACCTCATTCAAACTAAACTTACAGAAAGCCCCTGGCTCATAGAGATTCTGCATACAAGAAGTTGACCTACACTACATTCACATGACAACCTGTATCCACTGGTAATAATTTAACGAAAATCCCCACCGGATGGTAGAATACTGAAAAGGTGCATTTCCCTTTCCACTGAAACATACGGTCACTTTTCCCGATATTTGAACACAAGCCATATACAGATTTTCCAGCCAGTAACTACTGTTCACataatagagagaaaaaaatgcagtcaaCACTCTTTGAAAAGCCACTATGGCCATCAATGAAGCCAAGAAATTTTCTGCATTCCCAGTTTGCCCCTCGTGAACTGGCATGTTTTTCTCGTACTTCTAGTGAACTTGAGCGCAGGTTGGGTTTGTTTATACTACTCACGTGTTTGCCTGAGGAGATCACCTGTTTTTACTTTCATCTCGGTCAAAAAACCTGTTGATCTTGTACTTTACATATCGTTTTTCTCTCCAAATAAATAGTGCAAACCTGAATCGTGATAGCTTTGCCAGCACCACAGCAACATTGTTTCATTAAACTCATTTCCTTATCTGAATCTATCAAACCTGGGTTTGGCCTGTAAAGGACCACCAGGAAACCAATGTGATATATATTTCTTCTTCTCGAAAGACATGTTGACATGTTACAGTAAGAAAAGGAGAACACAAAATGATTTGACTGAATTCCATTTAgttggctcactgtcacactgggACACTTGAATAACAGACCCAGTGTTAATGTTCTTAGCAACACCTGCACTCATCCCACTATGAAGAGTCAAAACGTCTGCAGTGAAAAGGCCAACTGCACTACACAAATAAACTACCTCAAAATACACCCACTGATCAAACACTTTTGGCTTCTGTGCGTGCACTCTTCTTCTGTAAACTGCTTCCTGATCTGTCCCGCTGACAAGCCTGTTGCTGTCCCTCTCGGTGCATGTCCATCTTTGCAGGACTTGGGGTGACCCAGTTCAGAGAGGGATGATTATAGGGGCTCTGATATGGGCCCATTTGCACAAAGGGgacattgtttttaattaaaaacaaaaggctagGTCTCTGGGGGCCCAGGCTGGGGAGCGCTGGGCAACAAACAGAGGGGTGGGGACAGAGATAGAATAGGAGGAGGGCTGATGGGGTGTGCTGTGGACCTGCAGGAAAGGAGGCGACAAAGTGGAGCAATGTATTGAATTAGAAAGCTTTAAGCCCAGACAGAGAAAGCTCGCCATTTCTGTGTGATACtatgatagtgatgatgaacAAAACTACCAGGTTGTTAAGAGTTTGTATCAGGTCATTACCAACTAACTATCCTGACTGATACTTAATCTTAATTCATACCTTATAGAGTAAAAAACTCTACACCTGCACTGTACAAACGGCTTCAACCAAAGAGCGACTGGATGATATCAACAAATACGCCGACACGTGTCAACACCGCCCACGATAACCACCAGAAATAGGTCAGCTCAGTGTGGCTTAGGCATGCTACAGGGCTTCATTCTGATATGGCCTTGCTAAGCCTTCAATacttaaaaaattaaaattaaactgaggtaaacaaacattaattagAAGGGTGGACTTCACAGCAGAGGCAACTTAGAGTGTAGAGAATTAACCTTATCATTCCTCTCCTACACACAATACATATCCTCCCACAGGAAATACCATGGTGACCCACCCCTGCAGGCACATGATGTCCAGTAAGGCTTTCTGCAGACACATCAACACTGAAAGTCAATTCCTAATTTGTCAAAATTAACAAGTCGCTGCCTGTTTGCTCCAGA encodes the following:
- the LOC119009780 gene encoding BTB/POZ domain-containing protein KCTD5-like isoform X1; its protein translation is MADNSSDTSSAVPRRCLAHSPADRNLSAGVGASKWIRLNVGGTYFLTTRQTLCRDPKSFLYRLSQADPELDSDKDETGAYLIDRDPTYFGPVLNYLRHGKLVLNRDLAEEGVLEEAEFYNITSLIKLIKDKIRERDCKTSQVPVKHVYRVLQCQEEELTQMVSTMSDGWKFEQLVSIGYGRAHQSEFLLIVSREVKGEESALPNNSGELVSIGSSYNYGNEDQAEFLCVVSKELHNQSYGTNSEPSEKAKILQERGSRM
- the LOC119009780 gene encoding BTB/POZ domain-containing protein KCTD5-like isoform X2, encoding MADNSSDTSSAVPRRCLAHSPADRNLSAGVGASKWIRLNVGGTYFLTTRQTLCRDPKSFLYRLSQADPELDSDKDETGAYLIDRDPTYFGPVLNYLRHGKLVLNRDLAEEGVLEEAEFYNITSLIKLIKDKIRERDCKTSQVPVKHVYRVLQCQEEELTQMVSTMSDGWKFEQLVSIGSSYNYGNEDQAEFLCVVSKELHNQSYGTNSEPSEKAKILQERGSRM